CGGAACATGGCGCCCTGGTACTGGCCCTTGACCTTCTCCAGATATGCCCGCTGGATACCGCCGTAGGTCACGTCACCGAAGAGCATCTGCCCCGCGAACCTGCCCTTGGTGAGCTGGAGCGGTGTACTCGGTGAGTTCGCGATGTCGTTCTGCGGGAGCCACAGCACCGGCTTGGTCACCGGGTTCGCGTCGAACGGCCCGTCAGGGTTCGTGTAGTGGTTGAAGAAGCGGTCCTGCTTGATGTGGACCAGCTTCGACGAGGGCAGCCAGCCGCCCTGGTTGTCGGTGACGAAGATGTCGCCGTCCGGGCCCCAGCCGATGCCGTTGGGGGTGCGCAGACCGCCGGCGACGTACGAGATCTCACCGGTCTTCCGGTTCACCTTGATGGTGGAACCCCGGTTCTTCGCGGGCTGCGGATCGGTGGTCGCGCCGCCGTAGTTGATGGCGACGGACAGGTTCAGGTAGAAGAAGCCGTTCTTGTACAGCAGGCCGAAGGCGAACTCGTGGAAGTTGCCGCCGTACGGCCAGGTGGCGATCGTCTTCTGCCCGTCGATCACGTCGTCGCCGTCGGCATCGGTGAGCTCGGTCAGCTCGTGCTTCTGCGAGACGTACAGCTTGCCGTCGACGGACTTGATGCCCATTGGCTCCTTGAGCCCGCCGATGATCTTCTTGGCCGTCACCTTGCTCGCATCGGTGTTCCCCTGGACGTTGTCGAGGAGATACACCTCGCCCGCCGTGTTGGTGCTGCCGCCCCAGGTGGTCACGGCCAGCCGGCCGTCCGGCAGCCAGTCCATCGCCGTGACCTGCGGTTCGAAGCCCTGCGGACGCAGATCGGTCAGCTTGTAGTCGGGGTGGACGGAGTTGAGGGGCAACCCGTCGCCCGGTGCGTCCGATACGCCTTCGCACTCCTTGCGTCCGGGAGCCGTGACGCGTACGACGTCGGCGTCCGTACTCAGCACGGAGTTGGGCACGACGGCGAAGTCGGAGGCGCCGGGCGGCTGCCAGGCCAGGGTGATCTGCTGGCCGCCCGTGCGCTCGAAGTGCTCGATATGCAGGGAGTGGTGACCCGCCGTCAGGGTGACCGTGCCGTCCTTGGGATCGGCGCCGTGCAGGCCGTCGTGATCGATGACCAGCTGATCGTCGATCAGCAGCCGCGAACCGTCGTCGCTGGTCAGCCGGAAGGTGTACTCGCCGTCCTGCGGGACGTCGACATTGGCGATCACATGCGCCACGAAGTAGTCGGCGAAGCCGAAGTCGTCGGTCGAGCTCCAGTCGATCGTCGGCATCAACTTGTCGACGTTCGGAGTCTGTCCGCTCTTGATGTCGCACAACTCGCTGAGCGGCACCTGCACATCGAAGACCCGCAGGGTTACACCCGGTTCCTGGGGCGGGAGTTCGGCCTGCTCCGAGGGTTCGGCACCGGCCGGTGAGGTGGAGAAGGCGCCGACGAGGAACGAGGCGACGAGCAGACCCACCAGGCGTCTGCGGCAACGTTGGTACAGCCGTGAGTTCATTCTTCCTCCTGGCCCCTCCAGCGAGGAGCGCGTGGGCGAACGTTCTACGGGAGTGGTCCGGAGGCGCCGTACCTGAGCGGAAGTTGGGGGGTTGCGACGGAAACAGTAGGAGGCTTCTGCTGATGGCGTCCATACTTCGTCACCACTGTGTTCAAAGTCGGATGTGATGGACCGAAAGGCGGCGGGGCGCCCCTGCGTCACCCCCCGGTGGCCCTGCGCACCCGGCGGTATGCCGGGCGGTGCGTCAGGAGCGAGTCCGCGGCGCGCCCGCGCGTACCAGAACGCCGGTCCGCATTCTGTTTCTTTTCGCGAAAAAGGAAAGGCTGGCCCGTTGTCCGGGCCTCTGGCAACGTTCTTTCCCAGACGGCGCCCGGAAGGGCCGTGGGGGATTCCATCCGGTCGGCCGCACTATTCGGAAGCGATGAATTCGCTTCCGCTCTTGGTCGATGCCCCGCGTGGACCGGGAAGCGCCGGCGTTCCCGCCGCCACCTCTGCCACCTGCGAGTTGGCGGATGTGCGAGCGCCTCGGGAGGGCGCTCGCACCGAAATCACAGGAGGAAACGTGAAAACTGGCATCCGTAGAAGTGCCGCCGTGGGTATCGCGGCGCTCTTTCTGACCGTCACGGGCGCGACATTGGCGCCGTCGGCATTCGCCGCGAAGAGCGATTGCCCCCGAGGATATGTCTGTGTCTGGAACAACACGTCGTTCAGCGGCCCGCCGACGTGGAAGTCGCAGGGCAACCTGTACAGCAAGAGCTCGGCCGCCGGGATTTCGATCTTCAACAACGGTGTGGCGGACCCGGGAGCCGATCACATCTGGTGGAAGGCCACGTGGGCCAACGGGCAGAAGTCCAATGGGTGCCTCCACTACCCGCCGGACGGCAGCTCGTTCGTCCTGTACGGCAGCGTGAAGCTGGACTCGGCCGTGTGGGGCGGCGAGTGCTGATCTGACAGCAGCCGGTGGGACCGTTCCTGCCCCGGTACGGGCGGAGCGGTCCCCTCGTGCGCTGTCCCGGGCCCGACTTCGGGCCGACCGGACTGAAAGACTGGGCCCATGGCCGAAGCATCGGAGGTCCCCGTGGTGTCCGAAGTCCCCGTGGTGTCGGAAGTCGAGCTCTCCGCAGGCGTGATCACGTACGAGGACACGGGCGGCGACGGGCCGGTGGTCGTCCTCCTGCACGGTGTCGCGATGGACGGTTCCCTCTGGCGCAACGTCGTCGACGGGCTCCGCACCGGCTTCCGGTGCGTCGTACCGACCCTGCCGCTCGGCGGGCACCGGAGGCCCATGCGGCCGGACGCGGATCTCTCCGTCCTCGGGGTGGCCCGGCTGGTCGCGGAATTCCTCGAAGTGCTGGACCTCCAGGACGTCACGCTCGTGATGAACGACTGGGGCGGGGCGCAGTCCCTCGTCGCGGACGGACGGGACCAGCGGATCGGCAAGCTGGTGATCACATCCTGCGAGGCGTTCGACAACTACCCTCCGGGACTGCCCGGTTCCAATCTCCACGCCTCCGCGAAGGTGCCCGGCGGGCTGCGTCTCGCCTTCGCCCTGCTGAAGCTGAAGCCCATGCGGCGGCTGCCCATGACCTGGGGCCGGATGTGCAAGCGGCCCGTCCCGCACGAGGTGATGGACGCGTGGTTCCGGCCGCTGTGGACCTCCGCGGAGATCCGCCGCGATCTGAGGAAGTACGTCCTCGGAGTGCCGCCCAAGGCCGAACTGCTCCGCTGGGCCGAGAAGCTCCGCGACTTCGACCGCCCGGCGCTCGTCGTCTGGGCGGCGGAGGACAAGGTCATGCCACCCGAGCACGGGCGCCGGCTCGCCGCGCTCCTGCCCCAGGGGCAGCTGGTGGAGGTCGCCGACAGCTACACGCTCATCCCGGAGGACCAGCCGGCTGTGCTCGCGGCGCACATCAGCGCGTTCCTGCTGAAGGGCCGGCCGGCCTGATCCGAAGGAGGAGGCCCCAGCCCCTCTCGTCGAACCGGCGCTCCGGCGACGGAGGCGCGGACGGCGTGAAGCGGAGCTGCGGTGGAGCTTAAGAAAACCTCGATGGACCTGCGGCGCGGGGTGCGGCAGATTGCTTCCTGACGGCAGAGAGTGGTGCGCGGAGCCGGACGTCCGACGCGCACGGCGACCTGCCGTACCTCATGTCTTCCCCGGGCCGCAGGCTTCTTCCCATGCCCCCGGCCCGGGGTACTCAACGCCGTACCAGGCAACAGGGAGCCACAGCCGTGAAGGCACTCGTGAAGCAGAAGGCCGAGCCGGGGCTCTGGCTGATGGACGTGCCGGAACCGGAGATCGGTCCCGGAGACGTACTCATCAAGGTGCTCCGCACCGGCATCTGCGGCACCGACCTGCACATCCGGGCCTACGACGGCTGGGCCCAGCAGGCCGTGCGCACCCCGCTCGTCCTGGGCCACGAGTTCGTGGGCGAGGTCGCCGAGCTCGGTTCCGACGTCGTCGACATCAAGGTCGGCGACCTCGTCAGCGGCGAGGGCCACCTGGTCTGCGGCAAGTGCCGCAACTGCCTGGCCGGCCGCCGCCACCTCTGCCGCTCCACCCTCGGGCTCGGCGTCGGCCGGGACGGGGCGTTCGCCGAGTACGTCGCCCTCCCCGCCTCCAACGTCTGGGTCCACCGGGTCCCCGTGGACCTCGACATCGCGGCGATCTTCGACCCGTTCGGCAACGCCGTCCACACCGCCCTGTCCTTCCCCCTGGTCGGCGAGGACGTGCTGATCACCGGTGCCGGACCGATCGGCATCATGGCCGCGGCCGTCGCCCGCCACGCCGGCGCCCGCAACGTCATGATCACCGACGTCAGCGAGGCACGCCTCGAACTGGCCCGCAAGGTCGGCGTCAGCCTGGCGCTCAACGTCGCCGACGAGACGATCGCCGACGGACAGCGGCACCTCGGACTGCGCGAGGGCTTCGACATCGGCCTGGAGATGTCCGGCCGCCCCGAGGCGATGCGCGACATGATCGCGAACATGACGCACGGCGGTCGCATCGCGATGCTCGGACTGCCGTCCGAGGAGTTCGCCGTCGACTGGTCCCGCATCGTCACCTCGATGATCACCATCAAGGGCATCTACGGCCGCGAGATGTACGAGACCTGGTACGCGATGTCCGTGCTGCTGGAGGGCGGCCTGGACCTCGCCCCCGTGATCACCGGACGATACGGCTACCGGGACTTCGAAGCGGCGTTCGACGACGCGGCGAGTGGTCGCGGTGGCAAGGTCATTCTCGACTGGACCGTCTGACCACGCGCATCCGGTCCAGCCACCCGACGTATCCAGCTACCGAGCCGGGAGACACCCCTCATGTTCGACTCCGTACGTGACGACGTGCGCACCACCCTCGACGAGATCAAGGCCGCCGGGCTCCACAAGCCCGAGCGGGTGATCGGCACCCCGCAGTCCGCGACCGTCGCGGTCACCTCCGGCGGACGCCCCGGCGAGGTCCTCAACTTCTGCGCGAACAACTACCTGGGCCTCGCCGACCACCCCGAGGTCGTCGCCGCCGCGCACGAGGCGCTGGACCGCTGGGGCTACGGGCTCGCCTCGGTCCGCTTCATCTGCGGCACCCAGGAAGTCCACAAGGAGCTGGAGCAGCGGCTGTCGTCGTTCCTCGGCCAGGAGGACACGATCCTCTACTCCTCCTGCTTCGACGCCAACGGCGGTGTCTTCGAGACCCTCCTCGGCGCGGAGGACGCGGTCATCTCCGACGCCCTCAACCACGCCTCGATCATCGACGGCATCCGGCTCTCCAAGGCCCAGCGCTTCCGCTACGCCAACCGCGACATGGCGGACCTGGAGACGCAGCTCAAGGAGGCGTCCGGGGCACGGCGCCGGCTCATCGTCACCGACGGTGTGTTCTCCATGGACGGTTACGTCGCTCCGCTGCGCGAGATCTGCGACCTGGCCGACCGCTACGACGCCATGGTCATGGTCGACGACTCGCACGCCGTCGGCTTCGTCGGCGCCGGCGGACGCGGCACCCCCGAGCTGCACGACGTCATGGACCGCGTCGACATCATCACCGGCACCCTCGGCAAGGCGCTCGGCGGTGCGTCCGGCGGCTACGTCGCCGCCCGCGCCGAGATCGTCGCCCTGCTGCGCCAGCGCTCGCGCCCGTACCTCTTCTCCAACTCGCTCGCTCCCGTCATCGCCGCCGCCTCGCTCAAGGTCATCGACCTGCTGGAGTCCGCGGGCGAGCTGCGCGAGCGGCTCAACGCCAACACCGCGCTCTTCCGGACCCGGATGACCGAGGAAGGCTTCGACGTCCTGCCCGGCGACCACGCCATCGCCCCCGTCATGTTCGGGGACGCGGCGAAGGCAGGCCGGATGGCGGAGCTGCTCCTCGAGCGCGGTGTGTACGTGATCGGGTTCTCGTACCCGGTCGTCCCGCAGGGCGCCGCACGCATCCGTGTGCAGCTGTCCGCCGCGCACTCCACCGACGACGTGAACCGTGCCGTCGACGCGTTCGTCGACGCCCGGGCCGCGCTGGCGGAGTAGCCCGCCGGGCTGTCCGGGAGTTCCCGCCGGACCTGGGACAATAGGGCACATGATCGATGCACGGCGGCTGCGTATTCTCCGTGCGGTGGCGGACCACCGCACAGTGACTGCGGCAGCCGCCGCGCTGTATCTGACCCCGTCCGCCGTGTCCCAGCAGCTCGCCGCCCTTGAGCAGGAGACCGGCCACCGGCTCGTCGAACGCGGCGCGCGCGGGGCGCGGCTCACGGCGGCGGGGGAGATCCTGCTGACCCACACCAACGCGGTGCTGGCCCAGCTGGAGCAGGCCGAGGCGGAGCTCGCGGCGTACAGCGCGGGCGTGGCCGGTACGGTCACGGTCGCCGCGTTCGCCACCGGTATCGGCCTCGTCCTCGCCCCCGCCATCACCGAGCTGAACCTGACCGCGCCCGGCATCCGGGTCCGGGTCCAGGACGCCGAGGGCGACGCGAGTGTGCCGATGGTGCTGGACCGGCAGGTGGATGTGGCGGTCGCCGTGGAGTACCGGGGTGCTCCGGGGGCGGACGACGCGCGGCTGACCCGGGTGCCGCTGTACTCGGAGCCGTTCGACGCGGTGCTGCCGGTGGACCACCGGCTGGCCGGCCAGGACCAGGTGGCGGTCGCGGACCTCGCGAAGGACCCGTGGATCGGGCCGTACCCCGGCAACCCCTGTCACGACGTGGTGGTCCTCGCCTGCGAGTTCGCCGGCTTCGAACCCCGCCTCGAACACTCCTCGGACGACTTCCGCGCGGTCGTCGCGCTGGCCGGGGCGGGCGCGGGAGTGGCGCTGGTGCCGAGGTCCGCGCTGCGCGGAGTGGACCTCACGGGCGTGGTCGTCCGCCCGGTGAAGGGCAGCGCGCCCACCCGCCGGGTCTTCGCCGCGGTGCGCCAGGGGGCGGAGGGCCACCCCCTGATCAGGCCGGTCCTGGACGCGCTGGGCGCGGCGGGCACCCGCGAGGAGAGTCTGACCACGCGTATTCCGTGAGCCGTACCCGGCTACGGGGCGTACCCGATGCCGGGGAGCGCCACCGACGGCGCCGCTCCGGCCCCGCTGGCTCACGCGGGCTGCAGCAGGTCCCAGCGGTTGCCGTACAGGTCCTCGAAGACCGCCACCGAGCCGTAGACCTCGTGCCGCGGCTCCTCCAGGAAGGTGACCCCGGCGGCTCGCATGCGCTCGTGGTCGCCCGCGAAGTCCTCGGTGTGCAGGAAGAAGCCGACCCGGCCGCCGGTCTGCGCCCCGACGCTCCCGCGCTGCGCCTCGTCCTTGGCGCGGGCCAGGAGCAGCCCCGTCCCCGCCGGCCCGCCGCGCGGGCGCACGACCACCCAGCGGGAGCCGTCGCCCCGGTCGGTGTCCTCCACCAGTTCGAAGCCCAGGGCGTCGCGGTAGAAGGTGAGGGCTTCGTCGTAGTCGGTGACGACCAGGGTGACGAGGGCGATATGTGACATGTCATACCTCAATGTGACGTGTGACGGTAGGGCGTGAAGTTGTACGTGACACTAACGCTCCCGCCGCCCGCGCCAGCACAATGACCGGCATGGACACGAGTGACCTCGCCGCCCTGACGGCACGTGCCCGGCTTCTCGCCGTGCCCGGCCGCCGGCGCATCCTCGGGATCGTCGGCCCGCCGGGGGCCGGCAAGTCCACGCTGGCCGCCCGGCTCGTCGACGCACTCGACGGGCTGGCCGTCCTCGTCCCCATGGACGGTTTCCACCTGGCCGGGGCCGAACTGGACCGGCTCGGCCGCGCCGACCGCAAGGGCGCCCCCGACACCTTCGACGCCGCCGGGTACGCGGCCCTCCTGCGGCGGCTTCGCGACCCCGGTGAGCCGGGACCCGTCTACGCGCCCGCCTTCGACCGTGCGCTGGAGGAGCCGGTCGCCGGTTCCGTGCCCGTACCGCCGGACATCCCACTTGTCGTCACCGAGGGGAACTATCTCCTGCACGACGAGGGGCCCTGGGCTCCGGTGCGCGGGCTGCTCGACGAGACGTGGTACCTGGACGTGGACCCTGGCCTGCGGGTCCGCCGGCTCGTCGACCGGCATGTGCGCTTCGGCAAGTCCCGCCCGTACGCGGAGCGCTGGGTGACCGGTTCCGACGAGCCGAACGCCCGCCTCGTCGAGCGGGGCCGCGCCCGAGCCGACCTCGTGGTGCGTCCACCAGACCCCACCCGCTGACGGACCGCACCCGCTGACACACCCCCCTGACCGTCCCCACCCCTGACCGGCCGGGTTTCTCCTTCCCGTTCGCGTGGGCGCGCCCGTGCGGGCAGGATGCTGAGTGCCGTGTCGCGCCGCCAGGAGGTCCGCATGTCCAGCCCGAACCAGCCCGTGCCGTTCACCGCCGACGACTACCGGGCGCGTATGGCCCGCGCCGTCGAGTCCGCAGCCGATGCGGGACTCGCGGGCCTTCTCGTCGCCCCGGGCCCCGACCTCGTCTACCTCACCGGCTACCAGCCGACCGCGATCACCGAGCGCCTCACCGTCCTCGTCCTCGCCGCGGGCCAGGACCCGATCCTCGTCGTCCCGACCCTGGAGGCACCGGACGCCGAGCGCGCCGTCGGCGCCCCGGCGCTCACGCTGCGCGACTGGACGGACGGGAAGGACCCCTACGCGGTCACCGCACCGCTGCTGGACGCCGCGGGACGGTTCGGGATCAGCGACAACGCCTGGGCGATGCACCTCCTCGGGCTCCAGCAGCTGCTGCCCGGAACGTCGTACGCCTCGCTGACCGAGGCCCTGCCCATGCTCCGGGCGGTGAAGGACGCCCATGAGCTGGAGCGGCTCACGGCCGCCGGAGCCGCCGCGGACGCCACGTACGAAGAGATCCTGAAGGTGCGTTTCTCCGGCCGCAAGGAGACCGACGTGGCCGCCGACCTGGCGGCGCTCCTGACCCGGTTCGGTCATTCCCAGGTCGACTTCACCGTCGTCGGCTCCGGCCCCAACGGCGCCAACCCGCACCACGAGGCGGGCGAGCGCGTCATCGAGCGGGGCGACATGGTGGTGCTCGACTTCGGCGGCCTCAAGCACGGGTACGGCTCCGACACCTCCCGTACGGTCCACGTCGGCGAGCCCACCGCCGAGGAGCAGCGTGTGCACGACATCGTCCGCGAGGCCCAGGAGGCGGGCTGCCGTGCGGTCGCGCCCGGCGTCGCCTGCCAGGAGATCGACCGGGCGGCGCGCGCGGTCATCACCGAATTCGGCTACGGCGAGCGGTTCATCCACCGCACGGGTCACGGCATCGGCGTCACCACCCACGAACCGCCGTACATGATCGAGGGTGAGGAGCAGCCGCTGGTGCCCGGCATGTGCTTCTCCGTGGAGCCTGGCATCTACCTCCCGGGGCGCTTCGGTGTCCGTATCGAGGACATCGTGACGGTCACCGAGGACGGCGGGCGCAGGCTGAACACCACCCCGCGCGAGATGGCGATCGTCGAGTAGCGGGCAGCGGGCAGCGGGCAGCGGTCAGCAGGCAGCGAGCTGCGGGGCGGCGCCAACGGCCCCGCACACGTCAGTCGTCGGCGAGCACCACGCACGACTCCGGCGGCAGATGCAGCAGCCCGTCCGCGCCCGGTGCCTCGACCGGTTCCCAGGCCGCCAGCACCCGGCCGCCGCCGCTGCGGTGCCGGCCGCCGCCCAGCGGGATGGTGGCCGGTTTCCCGGAGAGGTTGACCGCGACCCGCAGATCCCCCCTGCGGTACGCGAGCCAGCGGGCGGACTCGTCGAACGCGGTCTTCACCGTCGCCAGGTCCGGGTCGCGCAGGTCGGGCATCACGCGGCGCAGCGCGATCAGTTCGCGGTACCAGGCGAGCATGCGGGTGTGCGGCTCGCGTTCCGGTTCGCTCCAGTCCAGGCAGGATCGGTCCCGGGTCGCCGGGTCCTGCGGATCGGGAATCTCCTCTTCCGCCCAGCCGTGCGCCCCGAACTCGCGCCGCCTGCCGTTGCGCACGGCCTCCGCCAGTTGCGGATCGGTGTGGTCGGTGAAGAACTGCCACGGGGTGCGGGCGCCCCACTCCTCGCCCATGAAGAGCATCGGGGTGAACGGGCCCGTGAGGACCAGGGCGGCCGTGCACGCCTGGAGGCCGGGGGAGAGGGAGGCGGCGAGCCGGTCGCCGAGGGCCCGGTTGCCGATCTGGTCGTGGGTCTGCGCGTAGCCGACGAAGCGGTGGGCGGCGGTCCGGGTGATGTCGACCGGGCGGCCGTGCGTGCGGCCACGGAAGCTGGAGTACGTACCGTTGTGGAAGAAGGCGCTGGTCACGGTCTTGGAAAGGGCCGCGAGGGGGGCGGCGGCGAAGTCGGCGTAGTAGCCCTGGGACTCGTCGGTGAGCGCGGTGTGCAGGGAGTGATGGAAGTCGTCGTTCCACTGGGCGTGCAGCCCGAGGCCCCCGCTCTCGCGCGGCGCCGTCGTGCGCGGGTCGCAGAGATCGGACTCCGCGATGAGCGAGAGCGGCCTGCCGGTGTCCGCCGCGAGGGTGTCGACGGCCGTGGAGAGTTCCTCCAGGAACGTGAGCGCCCGGCTGTCGGCGAGGGCGTGCACCGCGTCGAGCCGCAGCCCGTCGAGACGGTAGTCGCGCAGCCAGGCGAGCGCGCTGCCCAGCAGATACGCCCGCACCTCGTCCGATCCCGGTGCGTCCAGGTTGACGGCGGAGCCCCACGGAGTGTGGTGGGTGTCGGTGAAGTAGGGGCCGAACGCGGGGAGGTAGTTGCCGGACGGGCCCAGGTGGTTGTGCACCACGTCCAGGAGGACGCCGAGGCCCAGGCCGTGTGCCGCGTCGACGAAGCGTTTCAGCCCGGCCGGGCCGCCGTACGGCTCGTGCACGGCCCACAGCGACACCCCCTCGTACCCCCAGCCGTTGGTACCGGGGAAGGGGCAGACGGGCATGAGCGAGACATGGGTGATGCCCAGCTCGGCGAGGTGGCCGAGCCGTTCGGCGGCGGCGTCGAAGGTGCCCGCCGGGGTGTACGTACCGATGTGCAGCTCGTACAGGACGGCGCCGGGCAGTCCGCGCCCCGGCCACTCGTTGCGCCAGACGTACGCGTTCTGGTCGAACACGGCGCTCTCGCCGTCGGGGCCGTCCGGCTGGCGGCGCGAGCGCGGATCGGGGTGCACGGGCCCGCCGTCCACCGAGAAGCCGTAGCGGTCCCCGTCGGCGGCCTCCGCCAGGGCGGTCCACCAGCCGGGCCGCGTCGCGTCGCGTTCCATCGACTGCGTACCGTCGGCCGTCCGGAGCCCGACCGTCTCCGCGTCGGGTGCCCACACCTCGAACTGCATGCGCCACTCCTCGTCCGTGAACCGGATGCCCCGGCGAAGGGCCCGCCCGTTCTGGCGATCAGGGTCTGCCCCAGATCATTGCCCTGACGGCCTTCGCTCATACGTAGCAAGGCCGGGCGGCGGTGGAAGGTCCCTCGTGCGGCTGGTACCCGGACCGGGGCCGGCGCGGTGACACCGCGCCGGCTTCGGCGCCCGGTCGTCGGGGACCCGGGCCGGACGAGACGCCCGGCCCGATCCGAACGACAGGGCCGAGGTCGTGTCCGCAACGTCTCGTCCGGCCGGCCTTCTGGTGGACGACGACACGTTGCGACACTCCCTAGACCAGGTGGATGCGCTCCTGCGTCACGGGATGGCCGGCCCGCGCGAACGCGGCGGCCATCGGCACGTTCCCCTGGTCGGTCGCGCCCGTGATGAACTCGGCGCCCTCGGCGACCAGGAAGTGCGTGCACTCCACGAGCAGGTCGTAGCCGTAGCCGTGCCCGCGTGCCTCCGGTACGACGCCGATGAAGCCGATGCACGGACCCGAGGGGTTGTGGGCGGGTACATGGAGCCCGGCCAGCTCACCGTCCGGCGTGTACGCCAGCTGCCACCAGGAACGCGGCGAGGGACACCAGTTGAAGAAGTCCAGCTCCTCCTGGGCCGCCGCCTCCAGGCCCCCGGGGCCCTCGATGGCCCGCCGGGCGTGCGCGTCCAGCGTGGCGGAGTGGACCCGGCGCAGGACGTCGAGGATCACCGCGTCGTCCGGCTCCGGGCGGAACGTCAGACGGCCGGGACGCTCGGGAAGGCCGCAGTCCGGCGTCCACAGGTAGCGGTACCGCTCGACGAGCGGCTTCATGCCCGCCGCCGTGGCGGCGGCGATGCGGGCCTCTGCCGCCGCGCGGACCTCGGGGACCTCCCGCCAGTTCGCGGGCAGGATCAGCTCGTACTCGGCGTACAGCGAGGAGCGGCGCAGCAGTTCGGCGCCCGCCTCGTCCTCGCCCTCGGCGAAGTCGAACCAGTTGAGCAGGACGGGTTCGGTGTCGTCGGGCCCCGACCACCAGGCGGCCCGGGCGACGACGGTGTCGTCGCGCAGGGCGATCCAGGTCCACTCGGGCCGGTACTCCCCGCCGTCGCGGACCGTGCCGTAGCGGTGTCCGAAAGCGGCGCGGCCGACGAGGTCGTCGTCGTGCAGGGAATCGAAGAGATGGGCGTCGCTCTGGGTGAGCGCGCGAATGACCAGATCGGTCATGGAAGTGTCCTCCGGGACGAAGCGTGTGCGCTCCTCGTCAGACGGAGTCCGACACCGCCCTGCGGGCGGGACGGGAGCGCGGGATCGAAGTGGTACGGGGGGTGGTGCTTGTGCTGGTACGCACTCTTCTCGCCTCCTTCCTCGACCGGGGCCGTCGACTTCGTGGCTCACCGTATACGTGGCCCGGCCGGGCCGTCCACGGGTTTTCGCGAGGTTCCGTGAACGGCCCGTCGGCGGGCTCCGGGGCGGTCAGCCCCAGACCATGTTGAACGCGCGCTCGAAGTTCACGTACCCCAGGCGCTCGAAGGACTTCGCCATCGGGACGTTGCCGAGGTCGGTCGCCGCCCTGATCCGGTCCACGCCCTGTTCGACGAGCACCCGGGTGCCCTCGGCGAGGATGTCGTCGATGTAGCCCTTGCCGCGGTGGGCGGGGAGTACGCCGATGTACGCGATGATCGGGTGGTAGTTGTTGCGCGCCGGAATCACGAATCCGACCGGCTCACCGTCGGGCAGCTCCGCGATCCGCCACCACTCCTGCGGCGTCGAATAGCCCGCGAACTCCTCGTCGTAGTGCTTCTCGGCGGCCTCGCGGGCACCGATGCCGGTCGCCAGGTCGGCCTGGCCGTGGGCGTCGAGGGTGCCCTCCATCACCGGGGTCATCAGCGCGACCAGGTCCTCGCGCCCGGTGACCGGACGGAACACCAGACGGCCCGGGTCGGCCGGAACCGGCGTACCCTCGCGCCACTCCAGGCGCAGCCGCTCGACCAGCATCCGGG
The Streptomyces sp. NBC_00234 DNA segment above includes these coding regions:
- a CDS encoding family 16 glycoside hydrolase, which codes for MNSRLYQRCRRRLVGLLVASFLVGAFSTSPAGAEPSEQAELPPQEPGVTLRVFDVQVPLSELCDIKSGQTPNVDKLMPTIDWSSTDDFGFADYFVAHVIANVDVPQDGEYTFRLTSDDGSRLLIDDQLVIDHDGLHGADPKDGTVTLTAGHHSLHIEHFERTGGQQITLAWQPPGASDFAVVPNSVLSTDADVVRVTAPGRKECEGVSDAPGDGLPLNSVHPDYKLTDLRPQGFEPQVTAMDWLPDGRLAVTTWGGSTNTAGEVYLLDNVQGNTDASKVTAKKIIGGLKEPMGIKSVDGKLYVSQKHELTELTDADGDDVIDGQKTIATWPYGGNFHEFAFGLLYKNGFFYLNLSVAINYGGATTDPQPAKNRGSTIKVNRKTGEISYVAGGLRTPNGIGWGPDGDIFVTDNQGGWLPSSKLVHIKQDRFFNHYTNPDGPFDANPVTKPVLWLPQNDIANSPSTPLQLTKGRFAGQMLFGDVTYGGIQRAYLEKVKGQYQGAMFRFTQGLEAGVNRISMGPDGAIYAGGLGAGGNWGQEGKLTYGLQKLSPSGDKAFDILAMRAKPGGFELEYTQPLSDETAAKLAEQYKVKQWFYVPTPAYGGPKVDEETLSVRSATLSADRKKVTLDIPGLKANRVVHVRSPRPFSSASGESLWSTEAWYTLNSLPGAQPPSPLYEAEEATLTGGASFDTDHTGYSGGGFVDGYGTEGASTTFDVDVETAGTYDVGLRYSNGPNPFTGTKSVSVHVNGTKIKQTRLLSTRDWDTWSMQTEPLDLRAGRNRITYVYDSGDTGHVNLDLISVRPQGARIPLFDGSSQAAWQHTDGRKVEWPSAGGAMEVCCGDIRTKEAFKDFTLHVEFWLPNLPPDVTGQNRANSGVYLQDRYEVQILDSYGDTTLADNEAGAIYTKKAPDINAATAPETWQAYDITFRSARFDDTGKKTADARVTVVWNGKTVHDNVAVDGPTGAGAPEGPTAGAIRLQDHGSKVRYRNIWIDPLV
- a CDS encoding peptidase inhibitor family I36 protein, with protein sequence MKTGIRRSAAVGIAALFLTVTGATLAPSAFAAKSDCPRGYVCVWNNTSFSGPPTWKSQGNLYSKSSAAGISIFNNGVADPGADHIWWKATWANGQKSNGCLHYPPDGSSFVLYGSVKLDSAVWGGEC
- a CDS encoding alpha/beta fold hydrolase — translated: MSEVELSAGVITYEDTGGDGPVVVLLHGVAMDGSLWRNVVDGLRTGFRCVVPTLPLGGHRRPMRPDADLSVLGVARLVAEFLEVLDLQDVTLVMNDWGGAQSLVADGRDQRIGKLVITSCEAFDNYPPGLPGSNLHASAKVPGGLRLAFALLKLKPMRRLPMTWGRMCKRPVPHEVMDAWFRPLWTSAEIRRDLRKYVLGVPPKAELLRWAEKLRDFDRPALVVWAAEDKVMPPEHGRRLAALLPQGQLVEVADSYTLIPEDQPAVLAAHISAFLLKGRPA
- the tdh gene encoding L-threonine 3-dehydrogenase, with the protein product MKALVKQKAEPGLWLMDVPEPEIGPGDVLIKVLRTGICGTDLHIRAYDGWAQQAVRTPLVLGHEFVGEVAELGSDVVDIKVGDLVSGEGHLVCGKCRNCLAGRRHLCRSTLGLGVGRDGAFAEYVALPASNVWVHRVPVDLDIAAIFDPFGNAVHTALSFPLVGEDVLITGAGPIGIMAAAVARHAGARNVMITDVSEARLELARKVGVSLALNVADETIADGQRHLGLREGFDIGLEMSGRPEAMRDMIANMTHGGRIAMLGLPSEEFAVDWSRIVTSMITIKGIYGREMYETWYAMSVLLEGGLDLAPVITGRYGYRDFEAAFDDAASGRGGKVILDWTV
- a CDS encoding glycine C-acetyltransferase, with the translated sequence MFDSVRDDVRTTLDEIKAAGLHKPERVIGTPQSATVAVTSGGRPGEVLNFCANNYLGLADHPEVVAAAHEALDRWGYGLASVRFICGTQEVHKELEQRLSSFLGQEDTILYSSCFDANGGVFETLLGAEDAVISDALNHASIIDGIRLSKAQRFRYANRDMADLETQLKEASGARRRLIVTDGVFSMDGYVAPLREICDLADRYDAMVMVDDSHAVGFVGAGGRGTPELHDVMDRVDIITGTLGKALGGASGGYVAARAEIVALLRQRSRPYLFSNSLAPVIAAASLKVIDLLESAGELRERLNANTALFRTRMTEEGFDVLPGDHAIAPVMFGDAAKAGRMAELLLERGVYVIGFSYPVVPQGAARIRVQLSAAHSTDDVNRAVDAFVDARAALAE
- a CDS encoding LysR family transcriptional regulator, which produces MIDARRLRILRAVADHRTVTAAAAALYLTPSAVSQQLAALEQETGHRLVERGARGARLTAAGEILLTHTNAVLAQLEQAEAELAAYSAGVAGTVTVAAFATGIGLVLAPAITELNLTAPGIRVRVQDAEGDASVPMVLDRQVDVAVAVEYRGAPGADDARLTRVPLYSEPFDAVLPVDHRLAGQDQVAVADLAKDPWIGPYPGNPCHDVVVLACEFAGFEPRLEHSSDDFRAVVALAGAGAGVALVPRSALRGVDLTGVVVRPVKGSAPTRRVFAAVRQGAEGHPLIRPVLDALGAAGTREESLTTRIP